A DNA window from Calliphora vicina chromosome 1, idCalVici1.1, whole genome shotgun sequence contains the following coding sequences:
- the Syt4 gene encoding synaptotagmin-4, producing MGEEYSPDISAMTTILPAILGLISAGALWAVACICARQMRARNRKQNQHDSTFPFQPTRRPTAVRSPSGQPPHYLKKSPSPTGTKQLGILQPMQEQTATSPISPQTVKYMEEDESKSTKHNKYNVNEKLSPMEAKLSPTGSGGSNGMSANGAKVVNGNQVSVMQESIVSNLSVSEMNMEQYGKLGSIFFKLRYLGERNALMVSIIRCRGLPCKSGSSSSGGNNSSNGNKSNDIPAGMNGRTQSATDPYVKLQLLPDKQHKVKTRVVRNTRNPVYDEDFTFYGLNINDLQNMSLHFVILSFDRYSRDDVIGEVVCPLTSIEIGDISKEALSISKEIQPRSLKIRAQGRGELLISLCWQPAAGRLTVVLLKARNLPRMDVTGLADPYVKIYLLYNGQRIAKKKTHVKKRTLSPVFNESFAFDIPAAEGTGATLDGVSLELMLLDWDRVTKNEVIGRLELGGPNSNGTALNHWNEVCNSPRRQIAEWHKLNE from the exons atggGCGAAGAATACAGCCCAGATATCAGCGCTATGACAACAA TACTTCCAGCTATATTGGGTCTCATATCAGCAGGTGCCCTTTGGGCAGTTGCTTGCATATGTGCCCGTCAAATGCGTGCTCGCAATCGTAAACAAAATCAACATGACTCAACATTTCCCTTTCAACCAACACGTCGTCCGACAGCTGTTCGTTCGCCTAGTGGTCAACCACCCCACTATCTGAAGAAATCACCCTCACCAACTGGCACCAAACAATTGGGTATATTGCAGCCAATGCAGGAACAAACCGCCACTTCACCCATTTCACCACAAACGGTCAAGTACATGGAGGAGGATGAATCGAAATCCacaaaacacaacaaatatAATGTCAATGAGAAATTATCACCCATGGAGGCCAAGCTAAGTCCCACTGGCAGTGGTGGCAGTAATGGTATGTCTGCAAATGGCGCCAAGGTTGTTAATGGCAATCAGGTGTCGGTGATGCAAGAATCCATTGTGAGCAACTTGAGTGTGAGTGAGATGAATATGGAACAGTATGGCAAATTGGGTTCGATATTCTTCAAATTACGTTATTTGGGCGAACGTAATGCTTTAATGGTATCTATAATACGCTGCCGTGGTTTACCCTGCAAGAGTGGTAGTAGCAGCAGTGGTGGCAACAATTCATCTAATGGCAATAAATCCAATGATATACCAGCTGGTATGAATGGTCGTACCCAGTCGGCCACTGATCCCTATGTCAAGCTCCAGCTGTTGCCCGACAAACAGCACAAAGTTAAGACCCGTGTTGTTCGCAATACCCGTAATCCCGTCTACGATGAGGATTTCACATTCTACGGCTTGAACATTAATGATTTACAGAACATGTCTTTGCATTTCGTTATATTGAGTTTTGATCGCTATTCACGTGATGATGTTATCGGTGAGGTGGTGTGTCCTCTTACCTCCATTGAAATCGGCGATATTTCCAAGGAAGCCTTGTCGATTAGCAAGGAAATTCAGCCACGCAGCTTAAAGATACGCGCTCAAGGACGTGGTGAATTGTTGATTTCATTGTGTTGGCAACCAGCTGCCGGACGTTTGACTGTTGTGTTGTTGAAGGCTCGCAATTTGCCACGCATGGATGTGACCGGTTTGGCTGATCCTTATGTCAAAATCTATTTGCTGTACAACGGTCAGCGTATTGCTAAAAAGAAGACACACGTTAAGAAACGTACATTAAGTCCTGTTTTCAATGAAAGTTTTGCTTTTGATATACCAGCAGCTGAG GGCACTGGCGCTACTTTGGATGGTGTGTCACTTGAATTAATGCTACTCGACTGGGATCGTGTTACCAAAAATGAG GTAATCGGACGACTTGAATTGGGAGGACCAAATTCAAATGGCACAGCTCTTAATCATTGGAATGAAGTGTGCAATTCACCAAGAAGACAAATTGCTGAATGGCATAAACTAAATGAGTAA